Proteins encoded together in one Lysinibacter cavernae window:
- a CDS encoding glycoside hydrolase family 127 protein → MYDNGVTTTSATTHDEAGEFSRQSAVSSEAGRLRSIPTSDVRITGGLLGTWQDRNRDQTIPHSITELRNAGNLKNLEAVINGDIGEYQGRYPFLDTDIYKTLEGLVYVLASQNQAEAIAEVRAFYEEAIGVLTRVQAEDGYLNSFYQHPKAPKEPWADLAWGHELYNLGHLIQAAVAASRQLNDDRLLSLATRFANLAYAKFGPDGAPEVCGHPEVEMALVELFRHTGERNYLTLAKLFVDRRGHGSITLSVFPAEYFQDNFPLRDLPSVTGHAVRMGYLAAGAADVAIETGDADLLAQLERLWDDMVATKLYITGGLGSRHSDEAIGDRYELPSERSYSETCAAISVMQWGWRMFLATGEAKYADVYETVLYNGYAAGISADGMAFFYDNPLQRRPDHLQRSGAEAEGSLLRRSWFGCPCCPPNIIRWNAELQDYVAAADNNTVYLAQYADATIRHNGLGLTMSTSYPWDETVRIRISEASEDETGIALRVPSWARTASVTINGEPVEQADANGWLTLNRVWSVGDTVELILAMPVRAHGSHPYVDATRGAISFARGPLVYCAEQQDNQVAIDDLLVSPSALSEATLEHRVVTSDAPYNAVTITLPALQASDVGQTLYPELGNGVPPSTPPYRPASASLIPYYLWGNREAEAMRVWLRQH, encoded by the coding sequence ATGTATGACAACGGAGTCACCACTACGAGCGCTACGACGCACGATGAGGCTGGCGAGTTTTCCCGACAATCCGCGGTTTCAAGCGAGGCTGGCCGGCTCAGGAGCATCCCGACCAGCGACGTCCGCATCACCGGGGGGCTCCTCGGAACGTGGCAGGACCGCAACCGCGACCAAACCATTCCGCACAGCATCACCGAGCTCCGCAACGCTGGAAACCTCAAGAACCTCGAGGCCGTAATCAACGGCGATATCGGCGAGTACCAAGGTCGCTACCCATTCCTTGACACCGATATTTACAAAACGCTTGAGGGCCTCGTGTATGTCCTGGCCAGCCAGAATCAGGCCGAGGCCATTGCAGAGGTGAGGGCGTTCTACGAAGAGGCAATTGGCGTACTCACACGGGTTCAGGCCGAAGATGGCTACCTCAATTCCTTCTACCAGCACCCAAAAGCACCAAAAGAACCATGGGCCGATCTCGCCTGGGGACACGAGCTGTACAACCTTGGCCACCTCATCCAGGCAGCAGTCGCGGCAAGCCGTCAGCTCAACGATGACAGGCTGCTCAGCCTTGCCACACGATTTGCTAACCTCGCATACGCCAAGTTTGGACCGGACGGCGCGCCGGAGGTCTGCGGGCACCCAGAAGTTGAAATGGCGCTTGTTGAGCTGTTCCGGCACACGGGGGAGCGCAACTACCTGACGCTTGCCAAACTGTTTGTCGACCGTAGAGGTCACGGCAGCATCACACTGAGCGTATTCCCCGCAGAGTATTTTCAAGACAATTTCCCACTTCGAGACCTGCCAAGTGTTACGGGCCACGCGGTACGCATGGGGTACCTCGCGGCCGGGGCCGCAGACGTGGCAATTGAGACGGGGGATGCCGATCTGCTTGCCCAGCTTGAGCGCCTGTGGGACGACATGGTCGCGACAAAGCTCTACATCACGGGCGGCCTCGGAAGCCGCCATTCAGACGAAGCCATCGGCGATCGTTATGAGTTGCCCTCCGAGCGTTCCTACAGCGAGACATGCGCAGCAATTAGCGTGATGCAGTGGGGCTGGCGGATGTTCCTTGCCACCGGCGAGGCGAAGTACGCCGACGTCTACGAGACGGTGCTCTACAACGGCTACGCGGCTGGTATCTCGGCCGACGGTATGGCCTTCTTCTACGACAACCCGCTGCAGCGCCGGCCTGATCACCTGCAGCGAAGTGGTGCAGAGGCAGAGGGAAGCTTGCTCCGACGCTCGTGGTTTGGCTGCCCCTGTTGCCCACCGAACATCATCAGGTGGAACGCCGAGCTCCAAGACTATGTGGCCGCGGCCGACAACAACACCGTTTATCTCGCCCAGTACGCGGATGCCACTATTCGCCATAACGGCTTGGGCCTCACCATGAGCACGAGCTATCCGTGGGACGAAACGGTACGAATCAGAATCAGCGAAGCCTCCGAGGACGAGACGGGTATCGCCCTTCGAGTTCCGTCATGGGCGCGCACGGCATCGGTCACCATCAACGGGGAACCGGTTGAGCAAGCTGACGCCAACGGCTGGCTGACGCTCAACCGTGTCTGGTCGGTTGGCGACACGGTTGAGCTCATACTTGCGATGCCGGTCCGCGCGCACGGGTCGCATCCCTACGTAGACGCCACCCGCGGGGCCATCAGCTTTGCGCGGGGCCCGCTCGTGTACTGCGCCGAGCAGCAAGATAACCAGGTTGCCATTGATGACCTCCTTGTCTCGCCGAGCGCGCTCAGCGAAGCAACCCTTGAGCATCGCGTCGTGACCTCTGACGCCCCGTACAACGCGGTTACGATTACGCTTCCTGCGCTTCAGGCCTCGGATGTCGGCCAGACGTTGTACCCAGAGTTGGGGAATGGTGTGCCCCCATCAACGCCACCATATCGGCCAGCCTCTGCATCGCTGATTCCCTACTACCTCTGGGGAAACCGCGAAGCAGAGGCCATGCGGGTGTGGTTGCGACAGCACTAA
- a CDS encoding ABC transporter substrate-binding protein, which translates to MKKRYLGVALTLTAALAITGCSNGGSSSGGGGGDISATPEMGGTLNVLKATEFSHLDPAQGFDGGVNNFYRLLYRTLTTQSTGEGSKGTEIVPDLATELGTPNEDATEWTYTLKDDIFFEDGTPITSETIKYGVERTFDPNVATGSPYARILLEGVEDYQGPEISGELASISTPDDKTITFKLNQPFADFDSVVGQNVFVPFPADAGITATSLDEMPISSGPYKVEKFDRGSKLVLVRNDKWDRDTDDIRGAYPDSFVFTFGLDAATIDERMIAGQGTDVDAIGDYLLSSNISRIQTPEIQARTLSGLQGCTTYMGLNTTKEVFKNPLVRQAVNYAVDKTSVQTSSGGSQFAEIANTMLPPTVAGRMDFNLFETEGNNGDPEKAKELLAEAGYPDGVEFTVDLMSRPLPQAQAESMQQSLAKAGITMNLNVIEAAKYYETIGTTSQQSDAAITGWCPDWPTGATFLPPLFEGTQIFEKGNSNIAQLNDPAINAKIEEIRGMTDVAEANKAWGELDKEIMALAPAVPMIYQKVIYVVGNNVAGAYLHDGFSGGIDFVSVGLQSVKK; encoded by the coding sequence ATGAAGAAACGATATTTAGGGGTTGCTCTGACCCTGACAGCCGCTCTTGCAATAACCGGCTGTAGCAACGGCGGCTCATCCTCGGGAGGCGGTGGCGGAGACATCAGCGCAACCCCCGAAATGGGCGGAACGCTGAACGTGTTGAAGGCGACGGAGTTCTCTCACCTCGACCCAGCACAGGGCTTCGACGGTGGCGTGAACAACTTCTACCGCCTGCTGTACCGCACGCTCACGACGCAGTCGACCGGTGAGGGATCGAAGGGAACCGAAATTGTTCCCGACCTCGCAACCGAGCTCGGCACGCCAAACGAGGATGCGACCGAGTGGACCTACACCCTCAAGGATGACATCTTCTTTGAGGATGGCACCCCCATCACGAGTGAGACCATCAAATACGGTGTTGAGCGCACATTTGACCCCAATGTTGCAACGGGATCTCCTTACGCACGCATCCTGCTTGAGGGCGTCGAGGACTACCAGGGACCAGAGATCTCTGGCGAACTCGCCTCGATCTCAACCCCGGACGACAAGACCATCACCTTCAAGCTGAACCAGCCCTTTGCCGACTTCGACAGCGTTGTTGGTCAAAACGTATTTGTGCCATTCCCTGCCGATGCCGGCATCACCGCAACAAGCCTCGACGAGATGCCGATCTCGTCCGGACCCTACAAGGTTGAGAAGTTTGACCGTGGCTCAAAGCTTGTGCTCGTGCGCAACGATAAGTGGGACCGCGACACCGACGACATCCGTGGCGCCTACCCTGACTCGTTTGTCTTCACGTTTGGCCTTGACGCCGCAACCATCGACGAACGCATGATCGCCGGTCAGGGCACCGACGTTGACGCCATCGGTGATTACCTGCTGTCGTCGAACATCTCGCGCATCCAGACTCCGGAAATCCAGGCACGTACGCTGTCTGGCCTCCAGGGTTGCACCACCTACATGGGGCTCAACACGACCAAGGAGGTCTTCAAGAACCCGCTGGTTCGCCAGGCCGTGAACTACGCCGTTGACAAGACCTCGGTTCAGACGAGCTCTGGTGGATCGCAGTTTGCCGAGATCGCGAACACAATGCTGCCTCCGACCGTTGCGGGACGCATGGACTTCAACCTCTTTGAGACCGAAGGCAACAACGGAGACCCCGAGAAGGCAAAGGAACTGCTTGCAGAAGCCGGCTACCCTGACGGAGTCGAGTTCACGGTTGACCTCATGTCTCGCCCGCTGCCACAGGCACAGGCAGAGTCGATGCAGCAGTCCCTTGCGAAGGCCGGCATCACGATGAACCTCAACGTGATTGAAGCTGCAAAGTACTACGAGACCATCGGAACCACGTCACAGCAGAGCGACGCGGCGATCACCGGATGGTGCCCAGACTGGCCAACCGGCGCGACGTTCCTGCCCCCACTGTTTGAAGGCACACAGATCTTCGAAAAGGGAAACAGCAACATTGCACAGCTCAACGACCCTGCCATCAACGCAAAGATCGAAGAGATCCGCGGAATGACCGATGTTGCCGAGGCGAATAAGGCCTGGGGCGAACTCGACAAGGAGATCATGGCGCTCGCTCCCGCGGTACCCATGATCTACCAGAAGGTTATCTACGTGGTTGGAAACAACGTTGCAGGCGCCTACCTGCACGACGGTTTCTCTGGCGGAATCGACTTTGTGTCGGTAGGCCTGCAGAGCGTCAAGAAGTAG
- a CDS encoding ABC transporter ATP-binding protein: protein MTNAETTTTSTTATPLLEVTNLSVTVPSEDGELTLVHDTTFTVHEGQTLGVVGESGSGKSMTSLAIMGLLPRGVEAHGSIKLKGKELLGMPERDLRRVRGERIAMIFQDPLSSLNPYYTVGLQIEEAYRAHRGGSRKAARKATIEALDRVKIADAARRVDHYPHQFSGGMRQRIMIAMALCLEPELLIADEPTTALDVTVQAQILDLLNELKEQYGSGMLFITHDLAVVSQIADDVTVMKDGHQVEYGTAEQIFSRPQAEYTKALLEALPRIDDPFQQLKGVGE from the coding sequence ATGACCAATGCTGAGACAACCACAACGTCAACAACCGCAACTCCGCTGCTTGAGGTTACAAACCTGAGCGTGACGGTGCCCTCTGAAGACGGCGAGCTCACGCTTGTTCACGACACAACCTTCACGGTGCACGAGGGCCAGACCCTCGGCGTCGTCGGTGAGTCTGGTTCCGGCAAATCGATGACCTCGCTAGCCATCATGGGCCTGCTCCCACGTGGGGTCGAGGCGCACGGCAGTATCAAGCTCAAGGGCAAAGAGCTGCTTGGGATGCCTGAGCGAGACCTTCGCCGCGTGCGGGGCGAGCGAATCGCCATGATTTTCCAGGATCCGCTGTCATCGCTCAACCCGTATTACACGGTTGGGCTCCAGATTGAAGAGGCCTACCGGGCCCACCGTGGCGGAAGCCGCAAGGCCGCCCGCAAGGCGACCATCGAGGCTCTCGATCGGGTCAAGATTGCGGATGCCGCGCGAAGGGTCGATCACTACCCGCACCAGTTCTCTGGCGGCATGCGGCAGCGCATCATGATCGCCATGGCGCTGTGTCTTGAGCCAGAGTTACTGATTGCTGACGAACCAACAACCGCGCTTGACGTGACGGTTCAGGCGCAGATCCTTGACCTGCTGAATGAGCTCAAGGAACAGTACGGCTCAGGCATGCTGTTCATTACTCACGACCTTGCCGTGGTCAGCCAAATCGCCGACGACGTCACCGTTATGAAAGACGGTCATCAGGTCGAGTACGGAACCGCCGAGCAGATCTTCAGCAGACCTCAGGCAGAGTACACCAAGGCGTTGCTTGAAGCGCTGCCCAGAATCGATGATCCATTCCAGCAGCTGAAAGGGGTAGGAGAATGA
- a CDS encoding ABC transporter permease has protein sequence MPLYILRRLAAAVGVLFLVSLFTYVIFFVLSPDPAVLICGKTCTPERIDQIRAQLGVDQPFWVQFWEFFKGFFVGRTYGEGASAVTCAAPCLGYSFQTNESVLTMITSRLPVSVTLAVGAGILWLLMGVSGGLISAVKQGTWWDKTAMGIALTGMSLPNYFVALLMQYVLVVQLQWLPFPTAVGFSEDPLRWFQSYLMPWLVLAFAYAAMYTRIVRTNVIDTLDENFMRTARAKGLSGGLVLRRHALRPSLTPVVTLFGMDFASLLGGALITETVFGLNGVGKLAADSITKNDQPVIMGVTLLAAAFVVVGNVVVDILYTVLDPRVRVTSK, from the coding sequence ATGCCGCTCTATATCCTTCGACGCCTCGCAGCCGCCGTTGGCGTGCTGTTCTTGGTGAGCCTCTTCACCTACGTCATCTTTTTTGTACTCTCGCCAGATCCTGCCGTACTCATCTGTGGCAAGACCTGCACGCCAGAGCGCATTGACCAGATTCGCGCCCAACTGGGCGTTGACCAGCCCTTCTGGGTGCAGTTCTGGGAGTTCTTCAAGGGCTTCTTTGTTGGTCGCACCTACGGCGAGGGCGCGTCTGCCGTCACCTGTGCAGCCCCCTGCCTTGGCTACAGCTTCCAGACCAACGAGTCGGTGCTGACCATGATCACGAGTCGCCTCCCCGTTTCGGTCACGCTCGCCGTTGGCGCCGGCATCCTCTGGCTGCTCATGGGCGTCAGCGGTGGCCTCATCTCGGCCGTCAAGCAGGGCACCTGGTGGGATAAGACCGCGATGGGTATTGCCCTGACCGGAATGAGCCTGCCGAACTACTTTGTTGCGCTGCTCATGCAGTACGTGCTCGTCGTGCAGCTGCAGTGGCTGCCGTTCCCAACCGCGGTTGGGTTTAGCGAGGACCCGCTCAGGTGGTTCCAGTCGTACCTCATGCCGTGGCTGGTGCTGGCCTTTGCCTACGCCGCCATGTACACGAGGATCGTGCGAACCAACGTCATCGATACCCTCGACGAGAACTTCATGCGCACGGCGCGGGCAAAGGGACTGTCTGGTGGGCTCGTCCTTCGCCGCCACGCCCTCCGCCCGTCGCTCACCCCGGTTGTCACGCTGTTCGGTATGGACTTCGCGAGCCTGCTCGGTGGCGCCCTGATTACCGAGACCGTCTTTGGCCTGAACGGTGTGGGAAAGCTCGCGGCTGACTCGATCACCAAGAACGACCAGCCCGTCATCATGGGCGTCACGCTGCTCGCCGCTGCTTTTGTGGTGGTTGGCAACGTTGTGGTCGACATCCTCTATACCGTGCTTGACCCAAGAGTGAGGGTGACCTCAAAATGA
- a CDS encoding ABC transporter ATP-binding protein: protein MMRNRPPVTARITLTDNILSARNLVKDFVTTGGSGVSSKKTTFRAVNDVSFDVPRGKTLAVVGESGSGKSTTARMVAKLLDATSGTIELEGEDVTRTNKAQLAAFRSDVQVVFQDPFSSLNPKHTVETIISAPLAYQGKKAPKGNKALVKDLMDRVGLNPDHSQRYPFQFSGGQAQRIGIARALAVNPRLVICDEAVSALDVSVQAKVITLLQDLQRDLGLSYMFIAHDLAVVRQIADTVAVMSQGAIVEQGDRDTIFTNPRHEYTKTLLAAVPRINPEWDRQRLLHQQHAEGANE from the coding sequence ATGATGCGCAACCGCCCGCCGGTCACGGCACGAATCACGCTGACCGACAACATCCTTTCTGCCAGAAATCTTGTCAAAGATTTTGTGACCACCGGCGGGAGCGGGGTTTCAAGCAAGAAGACCACATTCCGCGCGGTGAACGACGTGAGCTTTGACGTACCGCGTGGCAAGACGCTCGCGGTTGTGGGCGAGTCAGGCAGCGGAAAGTCAACAACCGCGCGCATGGTGGCAAAGCTGCTTGACGCAACAAGCGGCACGATTGAGCTTGAAGGCGAGGATGTGACGCGCACGAATAAGGCGCAGCTCGCGGCCTTCCGCAGCGACGTGCAGGTTGTCTTCCAGGATCCGTTTTCATCGCTCAACCCGAAGCATACGGTTGAGACGATCATTTCGGCCCCGCTTGCCTATCAGGGCAAGAAAGCGCCTAAGGGAAACAAGGCGTTGGTGAAGGACCTCATGGATCGTGTTGGGCTTAACCCCGATCATTCGCAGCGCTACCCGTTCCAGTTCTCTGGAGGACAGGCCCAGCGCATCGGGATTGCTCGCGCGCTCGCGGTTAACCCTCGACTGGTGATCTGTGATGAGGCGGTGTCGGCCCTCGACGTTTCGGTGCAGGCAAAGGTCATCACTCTGCTCCAAGATTTGCAGCGCGATCTTGGGCTGAGCTACATGTTTATTGCTCACGACCTTGCGGTGGTCCGACAGATTGCCGACACGGTTGCCGTCATGAGTCAGGGAGCGATTGTGGAACAGGGTGATCGCGACACGATCTTCACGAATCCGCGACACGAGTACACAAAGACCCTGCTCGCCGCCGTTCCCCGCATTAACCCTGAGTGGGATCGTCAGCGCCTGCTCCACCAGCAACACGCAGAAGGAGCCAACGAATGA
- a CDS encoding ABC transporter permease subunit: MSTVPNELTVAADTVGAAPSGVAPTPARRVFDTLRKSPAVVASVLFIVFIVLLALFAPLLVKITGWGPLEYDPSAIDPDMGGLPIGPAGGISADHWFGVEPQSGRDIFARIAYGARVSLTIAASATVVTTVIGVVLGLLAGYYRGWVDTAISRLMDFLMAFPSLIFMIALLSALPAGNRPVLLVLVLSIFGWPYTARIVRGQTMSLGNREFVEAARASGASNTKIIFREILPNLRGTIIVLVTFAIPGFIGTEAGLSFLGVGVVPPTPSWGQMIYSAVGWYAVDPMYFMVPGVFLFLTVFSFTVFGDNLQKALDGKAKK; the protein is encoded by the coding sequence GTGTCGACGGTCCCAAACGAGTTGACCGTCGCGGCTGACACCGTGGGAGCAGCGCCATCTGGCGTTGCTCCCACCCCGGCCCGACGAGTGTTCGACACCCTGCGCAAGTCACCCGCTGTTGTTGCGAGTGTGTTGTTCATCGTGTTCATAGTGCTGCTGGCACTGTTTGCCCCGCTGCTGGTGAAGATCACCGGCTGGGGGCCCCTTGAGTACGATCCCAGCGCGATTGACCCAGACATGGGCGGTCTTCCTATCGGGCCTGCCGGCGGCATCAGCGCCGATCACTGGTTTGGTGTTGAGCCGCAGAGTGGTCGAGACATTTTTGCGCGCATCGCCTATGGTGCCAGGGTCTCGCTCACGATCGCTGCCTCAGCAACCGTGGTCACAACCGTCATCGGTGTTGTGCTCGGACTTCTTGCGGGATACTACCGGGGCTGGGTCGACACGGCCATTTCTCGCCTGATGGATTTCCTCATGGCGTTCCCATCGCTCATCTTTATGATCGCCCTGCTTTCGGCGCTTCCTGCCGGGAACCGGCCTGTCTTGCTGGTGCTTGTCCTCAGTATTTTTGGTTGGCCGTATACGGCGCGTATCGTGCGAGGACAGACGATGTCGCTTGGCAACCGTGAGTTTGTTGAGGCCGCTCGGGCGAGTGGCGCGTCAAATACCAAGATCATTTTCCGGGAGATTCTCCCGAACCTTCGCGGGACGATTATCGTGCTTGTGACCTTCGCTATTCCGGGATTCATCGGCACGGAGGCTGGTCTTTCCTTCCTCGGCGTTGGTGTTGTCCCGCCAACACCGTCGTGGGGTCAAATGATCTACTCCGCTGTTGGCTGGTACGCGGTTGATCCCATGTACTTCATGGTGCCTGGTGTGTTCCTGTTCCTCACGGTGTTCTCGTTCACCGTATTTGGCGACAACCTGCAGAAGGCGCTCGACGGAAAGGCTAAGAAATAA
- a CDS encoding substrate-binding domain-containing protein, translating to MKEQGQSARRGPSIRDVAARARVSHQTVSRVLNDFDGIRPQTKERVMAAMTELGYRRNQAARALVTNRSGALGLLSTEGHEYGPISSTQAIERAARDRGFVVNQTTVDSTDPASIRAGVEHLRMHGVEGLLIVAPQRHVVEHVRSLAMEIPFVVLQAVVTPEPQDGVLSLYVDQVAGARLATRHLIERGHTRILHLAGPQGWVDAEARVSGYQEEMRANGLEPLDTLWGDWSADRGYWLGRELAQRQLQFSAIFSANDQMALGLLHAFHSRGLSTPADVSIVGFDDIPEARHFWPPLTSVRQDFRELGRRAIDALLGSIAGDELRLEPLAPQLVVRESTRVLG from the coding sequence GTGAAAGAGCAGGGGCAATCGGCCCGCAGGGGGCCGAGCATTCGTGACGTCGCCGCGCGCGCCCGTGTCTCACACCAAACGGTTTCTCGGGTGCTCAACGATTTTGACGGCATCCGCCCTCAGACAAAAGAACGTGTCATGGCGGCGATGACGGAGCTTGGCTATCGGCGGAATCAGGCGGCCCGCGCGCTCGTGACGAACCGCTCGGGCGCCCTCGGGTTGCTTTCGACCGAGGGTCACGAATACGGGCCAATTTCGAGTACCCAGGCGATCGAGCGTGCCGCACGTGATCGCGGTTTTGTGGTGAATCAGACAACGGTCGACTCCACTGACCCCGCTTCAATTCGGGCTGGTGTTGAGCATTTGCGCATGCACGGTGTTGAGGGATTGCTCATTGTTGCTCCCCAACGGCACGTGGTTGAACACGTACGAAGCCTAGCGATGGAGATCCCGTTTGTGGTCTTACAAGCGGTTGTTACCCCAGAACCTCAGGATGGCGTGCTCTCGCTCTACGTTGATCAGGTCGCCGGCGCGCGGTTGGCCACGCGGCACCTGATCGAGCGAGGCCACACCAGGATCCTGCATTTGGCCGGACCGCAAGGCTGGGTTGATGCCGAAGCGCGCGTGAGCGGGTACCAGGAAGAGATGCGTGCCAACGGTCTTGAGCCCCTCGACACGCTGTGGGGGGATTGGTCAGCCGATCGTGGCTATTGGCTCGGTCGCGAACTTGCTCAGCGACAGTTGCAATTCAGCGCGATTTTTTCGGCGAACGACCAAATGGCCCTTGGCCTGCTGCATGCCTTTCACTCGCGAGGCCTGAGCACGCCCGCCGATGTGAGCATCGTTGGGTTTGACGATATCCCTGAGGCGCGGCATTTCTGGCCGCCCCTGACCAGTGTCCGTCAGGATTTCCGTGAGCTTGGCCGGCGCGCTATCGATGCGCTGCTTGGTTCGATCGCTGGGGACGAGTTGCGCCTTGAGCCGCTCGCGCCGCAGCTGGTCGTCCGCGAGTCAACGCGCGTGCTCGGCTGA
- a CDS encoding alpha/beta fold hydrolase, giving the protein MITAEYTIPGLRVADHEVVVPLKWWDDRNSETITVFARELVDPTRVADDMPYLVFLQGGPGGKGPRPLAADGWIGEALKSYRVVLLDQRGTGRSSNVQGRTMERFETAEAGADYLRCFRADSIVADAEHLRKTVFGGKPWSTLGQSYGGFLTLTYLSQAPEGLRACYVTGGLASVTPDAAEVYRRTFPRTEAKNREFYARFPQDEAQLARIADRLSVGDVFLPDGDLLTVRRLQTVGIDFGMKPGFERVHWLIDEAFVGSDGDELSDTFLAQVANLTSHASAPLFAALQESIYGNEGAGATGWAAQREIERLPQFAESARPLLLTGEMMFPWMFDEIRALKPFQPAVEYLSSVEDWSRLYDLDVLARNEVPVAAAVYFDDMYVDSGLQLETASTVGNTHAWVTNEFEHDGIGSPTVFPYLRNYVTSRGGDTGDTSNNGSTGGK; this is encoded by the coding sequence ATGATCACGGCCGAGTACACCATCCCTGGGCTTCGGGTAGCCGATCATGAGGTGGTCGTCCCGCTCAAGTGGTGGGATGACCGCAACTCCGAGACCATCACCGTGTTTGCCCGCGAGCTCGTTGATCCAACGCGCGTGGCCGATGACATGCCCTACCTGGTCTTCCTGCAGGGAGGACCAGGCGGGAAGGGTCCCCGTCCGCTCGCGGCCGACGGCTGGATAGGCGAGGCGCTGAAGTCATATCGTGTTGTGCTGCTTGATCAGCGAGGCACCGGACGAAGCTCCAATGTCCAAGGCCGCACGATGGAACGATTCGAGACGGCGGAGGCTGGGGCAGACTATCTGCGCTGTTTCCGTGCCGACTCGATCGTGGCCGACGCCGAGCACCTTCGCAAGACGGTGTTTGGTGGCAAGCCTTGGTCGACGCTTGGACAGAGCTATGGCGGTTTCCTCACGCTGACGTACCTCTCGCAGGCGCCAGAGGGGCTGCGCGCCTGCTACGTCACTGGCGGGCTTGCAAGCGTGACGCCTGACGCTGCAGAGGTGTATCGCCGAACGTTCCCACGTACCGAAGCAAAGAACCGAGAGTTTTATGCACGGTTCCCGCAGGACGAAGCCCAGCTTGCCCGTATTGCCGACCGGCTGAGTGTTGGCGACGTATTCCTTCCTGACGGTGACCTCTTGACCGTTCGCCGGCTGCAAACGGTTGGCATCGATTTTGGGATGAAGCCGGGTTTCGAGCGTGTGCACTGGCTCATTGACGAGGCATTTGTTGGCAGCGACGGCGACGAGCTCAGCGATACGTTCCTGGCTCAGGTCGCCAACCTGACCAGCCATGCGAGTGCCCCGTTGTTTGCTGCCCTGCAGGAGAGCATCTACGGCAACGAGGGCGCTGGCGCCACCGGTTGGGCCGCTCAGCGCGAGATTGAACGACTGCCGCAGTTTGCGGAATCTGCCAGACCGCTGCTCCTCACGGGAGAGATGATGTTCCCGTGGATGTTCGACGAGATCCGGGCACTCAAGCCTTTCCAACCTGCCGTTGAATACCTGTCGTCGGTGGAAGACTGGAGCCGGCTCTACGACCTCGACGTGCTTGCACGCAACGAGGTGCCAGTGGCAGCAGCCGTCTACTTCGACGACATGTATGTGGATTCCGGACTCCAGCTGGAGACCGCATCCACCGTTGGGAACACCCACGCCTGGGTGACCAACGAGTTTGAGCACGACGGCATCGGATCGCCAACCGTGTTCCCATACCTGCGCAACTATGTCACCTCCCGTGGAGGCGACACCGGCGACACGAGCAACAACGGATCAACAGGAGGCAAGTAA